GAAAGGAGTCTGTCAGACAGCCGCCCAGCCATCCCGGTTGGACTGGAGCCAAGCCGAGAACAATCATTTATTGCAGAGTGGCCAGAAAGCGGGGCACAGTGCTGTTAGTCACGCTCTGGCTGGGTAGTCATGCTTCATCCACCAAATATGGTTTTCTGTCTCCCTAGAAATCAAGGATATAGAGGTACGAGCCTATAGAATAGATCTTGTTCAAGTAAGATCGTGACTGTTATCTCCGTGCAACTTCTTAACTAGTTGTGGTTTATTTCGTGATTATTAGATGTGGGATATTAGGTTCTCGTCAGATAAGAGCCCACATCACAAATTCTATGATTGTGACTATTTTATCCTTTTATAGATCTTGGAATTATAAATGCACTTAATATTTTCTGAAAATCATTACTGtattggaaaataaataaaccaaAGATTTTTGATTACTTTGATGTAGGTGTGAGCAAATCCAAATCGAATCTGTCGAACCCACCCGAATCGACGGGTTCAGTCCGGACCAAACCGACCTAACATACCTAGGCGGTCCGATCCGGGTCCAATTTATAGGACCGAAAATATTTTGGATCGGTCCGGGTCTGGACCCGCTCGAACCCGGACCAACCCAtacatttataaaatataattatttaatttatatatttaatatttctaataatattaataaattttaatacatTAATCCCTATTATTCCCTAGAATCTCATCCCTACCGGTaatgtattaaatttatatatttaatatttataataatattaataaaattaagtgcaaaacagaaaaaaaaaaattacattgtcGGTGGGTCGGACCGGATCAAACCGGACTTGTTGTTCGGGTTCGATCCGGTCTCGGGTCGGTCCACCCCTAGGATTCGGTCCAAGTCGGTCCAACATTTCAAAAAATTCGGTCCATCAAATCCGATGGGTCGGTTGACCCGGACCGAGCTCACCCCTACTTTGATGGGTAAAAGTGAAATTAAGATAAGTATGTAAAATATTTcctcaaaaaatgaaaaaaagacgGTCATATAATAATCGATGCAACAAGCTCTCATCCTAGATTTaggaaaaaattagaaaaatttaAGAAGCGTGGTCTGGTTTTAGTGTGTCTGCATTGACGTTAACATCGATTAGCTCTTCAATTTCTCTATCCACACACTTAAACTCTCACTTTAGCCACTCTTTGCCTTTGGAGAGATCTATCGATCTGGGTCTCTGCAAGAATGCGCGAGAACTGAAATTTGTCGAGGTACAAAAATGGCGGGATTTGTAAATACGGTGGCCTTCGATTGGAAGGCCGGCCAGATTATAACAGTTGCGCTTTTAGTGATGATAGCTTCCTTCTACACCGGCACTCTCTTCGCCAACAATTCTTCCTTCCTCTACGCACCACGGCAGCAGCGCGACGTACAACCGGAACAGACCCTCACCGCCAACGATTCTGGTTAGTGCGCCTCTCTCCTTGCTTGGGATTACTAATGCTTTCTCTAATTGAGTCTTCTCCAGCTGCAGATTCATCAATTGAGCGATTTCGAATGCGAAATCTTGCTTTTTTTGTTGTTTGAGAACAAATGGGTCTGTGagttttttttacaaatttggGGCTAAATGCTGTTAGTTGAAGCTTATACTAGTATCTACTACAGCAAAATAATGTTGGATTTTTATCAGTGATTAGATTTAAATCTTTATATGAAAATGGGATTTCTAGATTTTAGCTGGTTAAGAGTAGAAGAAGAATTCATGATTTGGAAACAATAAGAGTAGCATTTTGAGGGTAGAAGAATATTCTGGCATTGTTTTGTTATAGCACCCTAAAAAGGTTAACCAAGACTTGCTCGGATTTCGATAAAATGATGAAACTGCTCTATTTTTAATCACTTCTATAGGTTTATGGTGAAAGCTTGAATGCTTAATCCCTCGTCTTTTTGTTATGGAATAAAGTAATAATCTTGTGTATTGAGACAGGCAAGCTTAATGGTTCGAGTGCATTGGTTCCTGAATGAAGCTCTTGTATCTTATGCTTGCAGTTGTATTTAGAAATAGAGTTAGTCCTACATATCGGACCCCGCCATTAAGGATTCCAGAGACGGGGATGAATGTGTGCCCGTTGAGATATAATGAATACATTCCATGTCATGACATTTCTTACATCAAGGAGCTGCTGCCGAAATTAGATGTTTCCAAGAAGGAGGAGCTGGAGAGGCATTGCCCTCCTGTCAATAGACGGCTGTTCTGTTTGGTTCCTCCGCCAATTGACTATAAGATACCGATAAGCTGGCCTACAAGTAGGGACTATGTTTGGCGAAGCAATGTAAATCATACACATCTTGCCGAGGTAAAGGGTGGGCAGAATTGGGTTCATCCAAAAGATAAGCTTTGGTGGTTTCCTGGGGGAGGTACCCACTTTAAGCACGGAGCTCCCGAGTACATCCAGAGGTAGTTCTGCTttatgtttctttttctttttttaattattatagaaACTGGGAGCAACTCTGAAACTTATGAATTGAGCTTCTTGTATTACCATCCATGTAAGGTGATGTGAATGAATAATGTTGCAGCATGGACCAAGTATTAGAACTCACTATCAGTTGATAGGGATAATTAATAGTCATTGCAAAATGCAGGGATGAATAAGGTATCAGTAGCATCAGTTGACATCCTGCTTTATTGAACCTCTGTTTTGATTTCGATTTGAAAGTGAAAGTTCAAGATTTGACTTTTGAAAACGTgctatttattttctattggcTGCAGAAGGCAGGTATTGATCTGAGAATGCtaagattttttcttttaaaggtCTTGAATAAAATGCTAGTGTAGCATTACAGACATAAATCTATTATGCAGTGACATTGCTTTTTGGGACAACTTGAAGCTGATCTTGAATGTTCAGTTATATAAATGTGGGATGAAATGAATGTTTTACTCTAAATGATACATTATAGTAGAGAGTGTATGTAAAATTAATATTAGGAAGGACTAGCTCTTAATTAGGTTATTAAAATGTTTATTTCCTAAATTATGTTTCATGACCGTGCCAGTCAACTCATTCGAGATGGTTCATAGCTGTTAATATTAGGAAGTACTAGCTCTTAAccttggaaaaaaataaaaataagagaaTGTGTTGTGTGACATTTGGACGCAGAGGATGGAACAATTCTTTTAGCCATCAATCTCTAGCACATCTCCCGTTCCCTGTCAGTTTTTAATGTGATCTTTACAAACTAAATTCCGGAAATGAAAGATCTTTGCACTAGTTACTGTCTGCAGAAACTAAAAGGATTTGTATGGTGGTGCTATGATCCAAAAAGAGGAAACAATACTGCAATGTTTTGCATAACTTAAAACCGCTATCCTTATTCTCATAATCAGGAGCTTGTTAATGCAGTAATATTGTGCGTCTCCCTGGTGATGCTGAAAATGACTTTGATCTCTGCAGGTTAGGAAATATGACAACTAACGAGACCGGTGACCTCATCTCTGCTGGGGTATTTCAAGTTCTAGACGTTGGTTGTGGAGTAGCAAGCTTCTCGGCCTACCTTCTCCCCTTAAATATCCAAACTATGTCCTTTGCTCCCAAAGACGGACATGAAAACCAAATTCAATTTGCTTTAGAAAGAGGAATCAATGCCATGATTTCGGCCCTATCCACAAAGCAGCTACCATATCCCAGCAACTCATTCGAGATGGTTCATTGTTCCAGATGTCGTGTTGACTGGCATGAGAACGGTCAGTTTTTTCTATGATAATCGACATAGTTTGTACTTTAGATATGATAACTTTATTCAATGCTTACATTTTGAAAGCAGATGGCATTCTAATAAAGGAAGTGGATCGCCTATTGCGATCAAATGGATACTTTGTCTACTCAGCTCCTCCTGCATACAGGAAAGACAAAGATTTTCCATTGATTTGGGATAAGTTGATGAATCTGACTTCTGCAATGTGCTGGAAGCTCGTTGCCCGGCAGGTGCAGACAGCAATATGGATTAAGCCGGAAAATAATCTGTGCCTCCAGCAAAATGCACAGCAGAGTCTTATCAGCATATGTGATTCTGCAGACAATATGAAACCATCATTTCAAACACCGTTAAGGAACTGTGTAGAAGAACGCCGTTCCCAGAAACTCCCTCCGAAGCCACAACGCCTCTCAGAGTATTCCAAGACGCTTGATAACCTAGGTAGTTTATTtagaaataatatatatatatatatatatatatatatatatatatagtatatataattgATTATCACAAAaactataatttaaaatgagaaccaAGAACACTGCACTGACGTGTAAAGTTATTGCGGATTGCTTGCTTACCAAGCCATCCTGGCAAATTAATTGCATtcggaaaaaatgaaaaaaaatgatttttttgctccctccaggattacCCAGGTGttgcattcatccatcaagatgatgcatccaccgaagtTCTTCACGATTGAAGGGGTGAAAATGGATCtccgttctcattttaaataaaaattctcaTTTGAACGTCTtcctatttatatatatgttcataATCTTACTGCGATTTATACTAATAGGAATGTGTTTTGTGGGAGTTTCATAATCTCACTATGATTGATGATTCATGCCCTTATTCGTCTATGAAGACTCCTGGTGTTGAAAAATACTGGATCATGATTGCTTGATACATTTACATGGATTGGAATTTGGCGCAGGTCTCAACAGAGATAAGTTTTTAGCAGACACAATCTACTGGCAAGATCAAGTCCGTCACTACTGGAGATTGATGGGTGTCGAGGAGACAGAAATACGAAATGTCATGGATATGAATGCTTTCCTCGGAGGGTTTTCAGTTGCCTTGAGCACGTGGCCCGTATGGATCATGAACGTAGTTCCTGTCAGCATGAACAATACATTATCTGCCATATATGACAGGGGGTTGATAGGCGTCTTTCACGATTGGTGAGCTGTTTATGTCTTACTTCTGACTATCAACGAACGTGATCTCAATGCTAACTTTTTTCTGGTAATGGTAACCACAGGTGCGAGCCGTTCTCGACATATCCGCGTACGTACGATCTGTTGCATGCCAACCGTCTATTCTCTAACTACAGAAATCACGAAGAAGGTTGTTTGCTCGAGGACATCATGCTGGAAATGGACCGTATGCTGCGACCACAGGTGAGTATCCCCACCTAGATTGGATTTATAATACATGGGATCTCGAGTATTTGAAGAATTATATGATCCAACAAGTTCAGAAATTGCTCAATCCAAGTATACTAAGCCTATATTagttttttctatccaagctatCACCCAAAATCTCATTTATTTGACATGTCGTTGAGAGAAGcggtttttatgttttttttaagaGGATCAATAATGGTTCCCCATTTCTTTCACGTGGTGACTCGTACCCCAAACTTGATAATTGGAGGGAAAGCCTCTTATAAATTGAGCTGCATCTTTTGGTCTGTCGTTGTGAGAAGGTTTGCCTTTGCAGGGTTTTATTATTATACGAGGCGAAGATGATACTGTCACGTCGAAGATTGTAGATCTTGCTCCCAAGTTCCTTTGGGAGACGAAGTTGCATTTTCTTGAAGACGACCGAAAAAGAATGGAACCGGTCTTATTTTGCCGGAAGAAATTCTGGGCAATCCTATGAGTGATAAGAGAGATATATACTTACACGACGCGTTTGTATTGTGACTATCGCCCCTCGTTCCCCAATCGGACCCGACAATGCAGAAGAAAACAAAGAATGTGAGTATGTTTATCATTGCTTAAATGTGAAAACTTGTATATTTTAGAAAAGCATCTTTCCTCTTACAAATTGCCTTCTCATAGACTACTTGTTTGCTGCTATATTCATACCAATAGGTGTATATTTTTGTTGCCTTGTAACACTGCCTTTTTTTCTTAACCATGGAAAGttgaaattctctctctctctgtactGCAATTTGCAGCAGTCTTTGTTCATAGGATGATGGTATGGGATGACTTCACTGCTTTTATTCAGCCACACTTTCTCTAATTTTAAAGTGAATAGTATGTTTTTGGATCTGGCGTTCAACATATAGACAAATGTCTATAATTTGAAGACATATCTTTTTACTGTCCCAAATTTGAAGATGATTTGACAATTAATGTGACTATCCCCACGCTTGTCGGGAGCTTTCACAATTGACGTGACTACTGTACGTTTTTGTTTTTGGGACCTCATTTCATGGGTATAACCActttattttgtgtttaatGGAACTTATCGGATAAATTTACACAAGTTATAGTTACAACTTtataaaatttgtaaatttgAAATTTCATGCCGTATCACTAGAGAGGATTTTGAGATCTCTTTTTTCATActgataaaaataaattgaaattttactTCGCATCACTAGAGAGGATTTTAAgttgtatatttttttcttactaaaaaattataaaagatggtcCACCAATCTAAGTTTGAAATGAGGCAAATATTTTAACATGATAAGAAAAGGGGAGCACGAAGTGGGATTAGGTAAGGCTCTTCCTTTGATTTTATCCCTAAAACCCACTGTAGTGATGAAAACGAAACATCAATAATTAGATGATGAGTTTCACGTTGCCATACAACTCCATTAAAAGCCCACAAGAAAACCCCCAATACGAATTTAAGAACTTATAAATCAATTGGGCCCATAAAATtgacctttttcttttttttgcagACTACCTTTTCAACTGTATATCAGTCACATTTATTCAGTCAAAGAAAGACTGATCAATGTAAAGAAAGAGAGGGAGATGGGCCCAAAATTCCTTTAGATAGGATGTGATTGACATTATTACATTCTTATTCTTATCTTATGTGTAACAATGGTAAGGTATTCAATAAAGAATATGGATCCTAATTAGGCATCAACTTGATTTATGTGTTTTCTGGGCCAACATTGTAGGATCGATTATAGTGTAATAGGGAGCTGGGGAGAGCTTCATTACCATTTTTTTGTTATGTATTTTCTTGGATTTGTTTTACTTTAATTCCTCGGTCGTAGCCATAATTTTTTGACTTTGATCATCTCATGTTATATTCATGTGCCTGTTCCTGTCTATAGCGACCAACTTCAAAGAAGATTGGATCTAACAAGGCCTGTCAACTAATAGATGGATTATCCCAATAATTTGAATCAAGCAACATCAACATCACTATTTTTCTATCTTGTCAAATAATAACGAACAAGAAGAATTAGTGGATaataaaaacaagaaaatattaattagcaGACTGGTTTAAAAAATATGACATGGAAATCAGTGCCTTTTTCAGCCTTCACCAAACAATTTTTTTACAGAGACGAACTGAAACATAAAAACACATTACAAAATGTCACGCAAAGATGGGGTGGGGGGAGGGATAATGGGTTTCTTACACGTGTCAAGTTGGTATAGGGTGTAAGTAGGGGGTGGTTGGTGGGGGGAGGGGTTCCTCAAACGTATGGCTGACAGCAGTTGAGTCTGCAGATCCTTTTTAGTGAGACTGACAAAGAGAGGTCAAGATCATAAGTCGTTGTCATATATTTCACTTGTCAAATCCAATGAGTAGCAACAAATTGTCTGAAATGAAATTTGAGTGGTTTTTGGGATCAAGAATTGTTTCGCAATTGTTTTTGAGATGTAGGATAATTGCAAGAGGAAACAAGAATAATGAGCTTAATTTCAATGGTTAATTTGCATCACAACAAAAGTGACGTAATTTTAACACAAGAGAGATCTACTCAATTTCTAAGATCGATTCATATATTCGAGCCATTACACGCTTCATAGACAAAGAGGATAGTATATATTGTTACATGTTATCTCTAAACAATGTTGTATGTATGTCTTTGTTTTTTTTGAGAAAGTATGTATGTCTTTGTTAAGTACTCCTTTCGTCCCAATAAGCTTGGCTCCTTTTTTTCAGCACGGATATTAACAAGTGTTAAACTAGAAGAATAAATATGATGACCCACATATTTAAGAAGTTgattaacaaataaattcaataaattaaaGTGAACTTTTTACATTCGGCGAAAAACATGAACCGATTAACACTCTGCAAATTTAGTAAACAAGAAGAACCAAGCAAATTCAAGAACAGTAGAACAAAATCCCTAATTCTATCCACTTCTACCCCTCTTCTTAAATTCCTATGTTCCGACGAGATTTGCCACTAACCACCATCGGCGTCAAGAGCAGAGGAGGAGAGGCGAGGCACCAAAAATAGAGGAGGAGAGAGGAGGCAGCCAACGACGGAACGACAACATGGGATCCGTTGTCTACGGTCTGCCAAAAATCGAATGAGGGGGGAAGgggattttcaattttaattaaaaaaggataaatagaaaaagaaactaGGGTTACCTATGCAGACGGACAACGATTGAGCATGGCGGACGGCAGCAGTGCGATGGCGGTAGATACGTCATTGTCGTGTTCCATTctgccaaaaagaaaagaacaaaataaaggGAGGATTTTCACttttaaattttacaaaaaagggaaatgagaataaggaaaagaaatgaataaAGTATGGGTTTTACCTGCTACAGGCGACGGTGGTGGTGGCTCCGGCCGTTCGGCCGAAGAAGATGAAGCAGGATgggtggtggcggtggcggcTCCAACCGTTCGGCCGAAGAAGATGAAGCAGGAGAGGCGGCGACGCGGCGTGGGCCGTGTCTGTGTGTGTGGgtgtaagagagagagagaagaggaagGGAGAACAGGGGACGACGGCCGTGGCATTGAGGCGGCGTCCGTGCCATCCATTttccaagagagagagagcttagaaatgagagagagagaggggaagggGGGGTGCTTTAATTACGAGATGGAGTAGGTTAGTAAGTATGTATAGATGGATTAAGTGAATGCTAAACATGCTTTAATTATTATCTAAAATAGAAACAAATCAATATTATTGGGacatccaaaaaggaaaacatgccAAGATTATTGGAACGAAAAGAGTGCTagtaatctataatatatttaaaaaagtgataattaatttgaaattaattttaaaattgagtgacaattttgtagttataatagaTTTGAATTGAATtgctatattttttttctttttatttcctttttctttatcttcttatttttattttattttatttcattctaaaataatgaaaaattcgactaattataaaatatttaatatccatatcaaattaaagataattaacgatgagaactttaatttgatattttttatgtaaatatttaatttaaaatataaaaattatatttatttaaagattatttttttaaaaaaaatttctctcatctctcatcctTTTtcgaataaatctatttttttaattattttttcaaattattatttttacctattcataatatcaatttttataaaaatgcaGACGCTCTCTACCCTAGCCGCTAGCCGTTTGATTCGCCGGAGTATGGATGCGATCTCGCCGGCCGGTGTTCGAGACATGGGGGCGCTAAATCTCCCCTTAGTCTTCTCTAATTTTGCTTAGAATGGAACTACATCTCTTAGGAAATCTGCAACTATGGCGATTTGAACCTTAATAATTCGGCTGGGAACTTCGCTGGTTATGGTTCGTCGGCTCAATAGATTACTGGAGCCGGGAACTTCGCTGGCTCTGGTTCGTCGGCACAAGACAACTTTCTAATCCTACCACAGGCAAGACGGCGGCGGGACAGACGCTGGCTGCTACTCCTCCTGTGGTGAATACCACTTATGCAGATATTACCAGTCATAAGCCGGTTCGACGTCCTGATCTGCCTGCTCACCGATTTCATGCTATATGTCCAACCAAGGCAGAAGATCAATTCTGATTGAAAGTTCCGAAGGATATATACCTTCAGGAAGTTAACGAGTTCAACCACGCTCTTATTGGGCGTTTGCtattgaagaagagagagaagccGCGTTCAACGATGGAGTTTAAATTGGAACTTCATAATTTGTGGAGTATCTCATCGGAGTGGCAGTTGATTATGCTTGAAAAATGTTATTTTACATTGCGATTCACCACAACGGCAGACAAAGCGACAACAAAAAATAAACTTGTCTGGGAACATGCGAAAGGGCACCTCCGGCTTAGGGAATGGACTCGCCGTTTTGATCCATTCAAAGAGATCTCATCTCTTGCCAACATATGGGTTCGTATTCACTATATTCCGATCAATAGGgttgggaatttcgggatcgggtaatcgggtacccgatacccgacccgaaaaaatcgggtatcgggtaccctatacccgattaatttgagatcgggtaCGGGATCAGGTATTTAGGGGTCAAaataatcgggtatcgggtatacccgatcgggtatcgggtatacccgaattacccgatattttaattaatagtaaattttaaactatttaattaaattaaatatgaaatctaAATATTCTAAACTAAACCCTCCCTCCCGCCCCCTGTGTTCTGTAATTCCCAAATCAATTCATCCCTCCCAATTCCCAAACTCCCAGCCGGCCCTAACCTCTCGGCTCTCACTCCAGAGTCCAGCCCCGGCCGGCCGCCCCACTCGCCGTCGCCCCTCCCCCGTCCGCGACCCTCGCCCGTGCAGCAGCCGTTCGCCCCGTCCCAGCCGGCCCTAATCTCTCACTCTAGAGTCCAGCCCCGCCCGCCGCCCGGCCACCCCACTTGCCACTCCAGTCTCCAGGCCGGC
The Salvia miltiorrhiza cultivar Shanhuang (shh) unplaced genomic scaffold, IMPLAD_Smil_shh original_scaffold_453, whole genome shotgun sequence genome window above contains:
- the LOC131004664 gene encoding probable methyltransferase PMT7, with translation MAGFVNTVAFDWKAGQIITVALLVMIASFYTGTLFANNSSFLYAPRQQRDVQPEQTLTANDSVVFRNRVSPTYRTPPLRIPETGMNVCPLRYNEYIPCHDISYIKELLPKLDVSKKEELERHCPPVNRRLFCLVPPPIDYKIPISWPTSRDYVWRSNVNHTHLAEVKGGQNWVHPKDKLWWFPGGGTHFKHGAPEYIQRLGNMTTNETGDLISAGVFQVLDVGCGVASFSAYLLPLNIQTMSFAPKDGHENQIQFALERGINAMISALSTKQLPYPSNSFEMVHCSRCRVDWHENDGILIKEVDRLLRSNGYFVYSAPPAYRKDKDFPLIWDKLMNLTSAMCWKLVARQVQTAIWIKPENNLCLQQNAQQSLISICDSADNMKPSFQTPLRNCVEERRSQKLPPKPQRLSEYSKTLDNLGLNRDKFLADTIYWQDQVRHYWRLMGVEETEIRNVMDMNAFLGGFSVALSTWPVWIMNVVPVSMNNTLSAIYDRGLIGVFHDWCEPFSTYPRTYDLLHANRLFSNYRNHEEGCLLEDIMLEMDRMLRPQGFIIIRGEDDTVTSKIVDLAPKFLWETKLHFLEDDRKRMEPVLFCRKKFWAIL